The proteins below come from a single Anderseniella sp. Alg231-50 genomic window:
- a CDS encoding AzlD domain-containing protein, whose translation MSLDANTLLAIIGMALATYLTRIAGLWLLRLANVGGRARSAMDALPPAVLMAVIAPTVLATGLAETLAAGITVMAAFRLPLLVSVATGVASVVGLRMLIG comes from the coding sequence ATGAGCCTGGATGCAAATACGCTGCTGGCCATCATCGGCATGGCGCTGGCGACCTACCTGACCCGCATTGCCGGCCTGTGGCTGCTGCGGCTTGCCAATGTCGGGGGCAGGGCACGTTCGGCGATGGATGCCCTGCCACCGGCTGTCTTGATGGCGGTTATCGCGCCAACGGTGCTGGCGACGGGCCTGGCAGAAACGTTAGCTGCTGGCATTACCGTGATGGCGGCGTTTCGGCTGCCTTTGCTTGTCTCGGTCGCAACAGGTGTGGCCAGCGTGGTGGGCTTGCGTATGCTTATCGGGTGA
- a CDS encoding 50S ribosomal protein L11 methyltransferase, with product MNQQFILTSPGLARHHAIELSDVLEACPWPEALAVSMVETDEARDLWRIEAIYADEPDRIGIDDAMQRAGLDGNNLSITPVPQKDWVRESLAGLAPVVAGRLFVHGNHDRHLRRSGSINIEIDAGLAFGTGHHNTTRGCLVALQKVLKAYKPKNCLDVGCGTGVLAIAACRLTGITAIASDIDEEAVTVTRDNARLNGTAHLMRCVTATGLDHPAITAHAPYDLILANILARPLMALAPAIAAALSSSGRLILSGLTSDQVRMVRASYLAQGLCVIDTLVDDNWATLTLAHKQRGMA from the coding sequence ATGAACCAGCAATTCATCCTGACCTCCCCCGGACTGGCAAGGCATCACGCCATCGAACTATCCGATGTGCTGGAGGCCTGCCCATGGCCTGAAGCGCTTGCGGTCTCCATGGTGGAAACCGATGAAGCCCGGGATCTGTGGCGGATTGAGGCCATCTATGCCGATGAACCTGACCGTATCGGGATCGATGACGCCATGCAACGCGCCGGTCTTGACGGTAACAACCTGTCCATCACGCCCGTTCCGCAAAAGGACTGGGTGCGCGAAAGCCTGGCCGGCCTGGCACCGGTCGTGGCCGGACGCCTGTTTGTGCATGGCAATCATGACCGTCATCTGCGCCGGTCAGGCAGCATCAATATAGAAATCGATGCCGGCCTTGCATTCGGCACGGGTCACCACAACACCACGCGCGGATGCCTTGTGGCGCTGCAGAAAGTTCTGAAGGCTTACAAGCCGAAAAACTGCCTGGATGTCGGTTGCGGTACCGGCGTTCTGGCCATTGCGGCCTGCAGGCTGACCGGGATAACAGCCATTGCCAGCGATATTGACGAAGAGGCGGTTACCGTCACCAGGGACAATGCCCGTTTGAACGGCACCGCCCACCTGATGCGGTGCGTCACGGCGACCGGACTGGACCATCCGGCCATCACCGCCCATGCACCGTACGACCTGATATTGGCGAATATTCTGGCCCGGCCCCTGATGGCATTGGCGCCGGCCATTGCCGCGGCGCTCAGCTCAAGCGGAAGGCTGATCCTGTCCGGCCTGACAAGCGATCAGGTCCGCATGGTACGCGCAAGCTATCTTGCTCAGGGCCTGTGCGTCATTGACACCCTGGTCGACGACAACTGGGCAACATTGACACTTGCACATAAACAAAGAGGGATGGCCTGA
- a CDS encoding LysR family transcriptional regulator → MSRKAEPGNNDKLDLADISLRALQVFVAVEETGSMTLAATRIGLSRSGVSQHITNLENTLGVQLLDRAARPLKLTPVGYTLRRHAHRILEVMSDARTELMEASLSTLAELCLGIIDDLDTSVTPELMTHLRTRFPRALLSVTSGRSDHLVRQLENRSADIILSGLLPDARIRHMDYPILREPFMIVTPSGLLDNRHDLRRQIEERPYIQYNASMPMGQAISQQLRRLRIELKPLAAFDSSRSVFAMLQKSGGWAITTPLCLLDSRADLGRLDCHRLPFAAFSRTIRMVARSEELGHLPANLAQLTRQLLTEKFEQEFAALPAWIGAETVILGDDGQPVMQEAASSPAQA, encoded by the coding sequence ATGAGCAGGAAAGCTGAGCCCGGCAACAATGACAAGCTCGACCTCGCTGACATCAGTCTGCGGGCGCTGCAGGTATTTGTAGCGGTTGAGGAAACCGGGTCGATGACACTTGCCGCCACCCGGATAGGTCTGAGCCGTTCCGGCGTGTCGCAACACATCACGAACCTGGAAAACACTCTTGGCGTCCAGTTGCTTGATCGTGCCGCACGCCCGCTGAAGCTGACACCGGTCGGTTATACCCTGCGCCGCCATGCGCATCGGATTCTTGAGGTCATGAGTGATGCCCGCACCGAGCTGATGGAAGCTTCGCTGTCAACACTGGCCGAGTTGTGCCTGGGCATCATCGATGACCTTGATACATCGGTAACACCGGAACTGATGACGCATCTGCGAACGCGTTTCCCCAGGGCTTTGCTGTCGGTGACGTCCGGCCGTTCGGACCATCTTGTACGGCAACTGGAAAACCGCAGCGCCGATATCATCCTGTCGGGTCTGCTGCCTGATGCCCGGATCCGCCATATGGACTATCCGATCCTCAGGGAACCCTTCATGATCGTCACACCGTCGGGTTTGCTGGACAATCGTCATGATCTGCGCCGTCAGATCGAAGAACGGCCCTATATCCAGTATAATGCGTCCATGCCGATGGGACAGGCGATCTCGCAACAATTGCGGCGATTGCGCATTGAACTGAAACCACTGGCGGCTTTTGATTCATCCAGATCGGTGTTTGCAATGCTGCAGAAATCTGGCGGCTGGGCCATCACAACCCCGCTGTGCCTGCTGGACAGCCGCGCTGATCTGGGGCGCCTTGACTGTCACCGGTTGCCGTTTGCCGCCTTCAGCAGGACCATCAGGATGGTTGCCCGCAGCGAGGAGCTTGGCCACCTGCCGGCAAACCTGGCGCAGTTGACCCGGCAGTTGCTGACCGAAAAGTTCGAACAGGAATTTGCGGCGTTACCGGCCTGGATTGGCGCTGAAACGGTCATCCTCGGAGACGACGGCCAGCCGGTCATGCAGGAGGCCGCATCCTCTCCCGCGCAAGCATGA
- a CDS encoding AzlC family ABC transporter permease, which yields MSTGKQEFLDGFRLVLPMLVAPISFSFITGATSVQKGLSAFEATLMSATVFAGGGQLLALEVWYEPQAWLLVMLAAISINVRFALQAASVQRKINHFTPVQRWLTIATLTDPAWGMSEVRHLTRQVSFWFISGITVPIYLIWVSGTLAGALLGKLIDDPTRLGLDFGFIGIFIALALPFWKRSGALPVAVASGGVAIAAKLAGFSALYVFIGAMAGVAVAGLMAARKARQAQTP from the coding sequence ATGAGCACCGGCAAACAGGAATTCCTTGACGGCTTCAGGCTGGTTTTACCCATGCTGGTGGCGCCGATATCGTTTTCCTTCATTACCGGCGCAACAAGTGTGCAGAAGGGCCTGTCGGCGTTTGAGGCGACCTTGATGAGTGCGACTGTGTTTGCCGGTGGTGGCCAGCTGCTGGCACTGGAAGTCTGGTACGAGCCACAAGCCTGGCTGCTGGTCATGCTGGCGGCGATCTCGATCAATGTCCGGTTCGCGCTGCAGGCTGCATCGGTGCAACGCAAGATCAATCATTTTACGCCGGTTCAGCGCTGGCTGACGATCGCAACCCTTACGGACCCGGCGTGGGGCATGAGTGAAGTGCGCCACCTGACCAGGCAGGTTTCGTTCTGGTTCATCTCCGGCATTACCGTGCCGATATACCTGATCTGGGTATCCGGCACACTGGCAGGTGCATTGCTGGGCAAGCTTATCGACGACCCGACCAGGCTGGGACTGGATTTTGGTTTTATCGGTATTTTCATAGCCCTGGCGCTGCCGTTCTGGAAACGCTCCGGCGCGCTGCCGGTTGCGGTTGCAAGCGGTGGGGTGGCTATCGCTGCCAAGCTTGCGGGGTTTTCAGCGCTGTATGTCTTCATCGGTGCGATGGCTGGCGTTGCGGTGGCCGGATTGATGGCTGCGCGCAAGGCCAGACAGGCGCAGACACCATGA
- a CDS encoding AzlD domain-containing protein has protein sequence MTMDPYNLVLILLVTLATFAMRAVGAVVMARVELGPVSTAAFEAMPVAVLTAVIAPAVLTQGLPEAIAGGIAVLVGLRAPTAVVIVVAMATVAALRHLLG, from the coding sequence ATGACGATGGATCCCTACAACCTGGTCCTGATCCTGCTGGTCACACTGGCGACGTTCGCCATGCGGGCCGTCGGTGCGGTTGTCATGGCGCGGGTCGAACTGGGGCCGGTCTCGACAGCGGCGTTCGAAGCAATGCCGGTGGCGGTGCTCACCGCAGTTATCGCACCTGCCGTCTTGACCCAGGGCCTGCCGGAGGCAATTGCGGGAGGCATCGCCGTGCTTGTCGGACTGAGAGCCCCGACGGCCGTTGTGATTGTTGTGGCAATGGCGACCGTGGCTGCCTTGCGGCATCTGCTGGGATAA
- a CDS encoding DUF1127 domain-containing protein, whose translation MVVVVANRAVEMRDGASLDFVGQLSRLANNVKTYAHRRRVQSRLESLDDRMLADIGIERADIRAHVWGR comes from the coding sequence ATGGTCGTCGTCGTTGCAAACCGTGCAGTCGAAATGCGCGATGGTGCCAGTCTCGACTTTGTTGGGCAGCTGAGCCGCCTTGCGAACAATGTCAAAACTTACGCACATCGCCGCCGCGTTCAAAGCCGTCTGGAAAGCCTGGACGACAGAATGCTTGCAGACATTGGTATCGAGCGCGCTGACATCCGGGCACATGTCTGGGGTCGCTAA
- a CDS encoding M24 family metallopeptidase codes for MFQNFSDTDQRHLTPARIADLRDRLEALGIDGLVVPRADEFQGEYVPACAERLNWLTGFSGSAGSAVLLKSAAAIFVDGRYTLQVREQVDLDLITPLQVPDESPHDWVSQNLPEGGKLGFDPWLLTIQDAKRYDAACREAGAELVALDSNPIDAVWQDRPAAPANPVVQQPLQFAGVSGEDKLRAIAEGLRERDAAACVLTQTDAVAWVFNIRGSDIPHTPAVLAFTIVHDDASADLFLDASRIDEDARDALSQANVRLSPPEKMTEVLQALGAATANVELDFPWAAEALRRTLTASGATVTHHESPCTLPRATKNRAELEGARAAHLRDGVPMAQFLRWLDVNAPAGKLDEISAAKKLEALRAQTGELCDLSFDTISGAGPHAAIPHYRVSETSNLPIEKDRIYLVDSGAQYVDGTTDITRTIIAGTPTPEMKDRFTRVLRGMINLSRARFPAGTTGGHLDPVARAPLWEAGLDFDHGTGHGVGSYLSVHEGPQRFSKTDRTVLQPGMILSNEPGYYKAGEYGIRIENLLVVREAETIEGGERPMHWFETLTFTPIDRNLVEPAIMSDAELDWLDDYHAQVLKNVTPRLESEQDQAWLQAACAPITR; via the coding sequence ATGTTTCAGAATTTTTCCGACACCGACCAACGCCATCTCACACCAGCACGCATTGCAGACCTCCGAGACCGGTTGGAGGCCCTGGGCATCGACGGGCTGGTTGTGCCGCGTGCCGATGAATTTCAGGGCGAATACGTCCCTGCCTGCGCCGAGCGTTTGAACTGGCTGACCGGATTTTCCGGTTCAGCCGGCAGCGCCGTGCTGCTGAAGTCGGCAGCCGCCATCTTTGTTGACGGGCGCTACACACTGCAGGTGCGCGAGCAAGTTGACCTTGACCTGATAACACCGCTTCAGGTGCCTGACGAATCTCCCCATGACTGGGTAAGTCAGAACCTTCCCGAGGGCGGGAAACTCGGTTTTGATCCATGGCTGCTCACCATCCAGGACGCGAAGCGATACGATGCGGCATGCCGAGAGGCCGGTGCCGAACTGGTCGCACTGGACAGCAACCCGATTGACGCGGTCTGGCAGGACCGCCCGGCGGCCCCCGCCAACCCCGTTGTTCAGCAACCATTGCAGTTCGCCGGTGTTTCCGGCGAAGACAAATTGCGCGCGATTGCGGAAGGATTGCGGGAACGTGACGCTGCCGCCTGTGTGTTGACCCAGACAGATGCCGTTGCATGGGTTTTCAACATTCGCGGCAGTGACATTCCCCACACGCCCGCTGTACTGGCCTTCACCATTGTTCATGACGATGCCTCCGCCGACCTGTTTCTGGATGCATCCAGAATTGACGAAGATGCCCGCGACGCTCTGAGCCAGGCCAATGTCCGGCTGTCGCCACCTGAAAAGATGACGGAGGTCCTGCAGGCGCTCGGTGCAGCAACCGCCAACGTGGAACTTGATTTTCCGTGGGCAGCAGAGGCTCTCAGGCGCACGCTGACGGCATCCGGCGCCACCGTAACCCATCACGAAAGCCCCTGTACGCTGCCGCGCGCCACCAAGAACCGGGCCGAGCTTGAGGGCGCGCGTGCTGCCCACCTGCGCGATGGCGTTCCCATGGCGCAATTTCTGCGCTGGCTGGATGTCAATGCACCTGCCGGCAAACTGGACGAAATTTCAGCTGCCAAAAAACTGGAAGCGCTGCGGGCACAGACCGGTGAACTGTGCGACCTGTCGTTCGATACCATTTCAGGTGCCGGGCCGCATGCGGCCATTCCCCATTACCGGGTGTCGGAAACCAGCAATCTGCCGATAGAAAAAGACCGCATCTACCTGGTTGATTCCGGCGCCCAATATGTGGACGGCACAACAGACATCACCCGCACAATTATTGCCGGCACGCCGACGCCTGAAATGAAGGATCGTTTTACCCGGGTGCTCAGGGGCATGATCAACCTGTCCCGGGCCAGGTTTCCCGCAGGCACCACGGGCGGCCATCTCGATCCGGTGGCTCGGGCGCCGCTGTGGGAAGCCGGCCTCGACTTCGATCACGGCACCGGCCACGGCGTTGGCAGCTACCTGTCGGTACATGAAGGCCCGCAGCGGTTTTCAAAGACAGACAGGACAGTGCTGCAGCCGGGCATGATCCTGTCCAATGAACCCGGTTACTACAAGGCAGGCGAGTACGGCATCCGCATCGAGAACCTTCTCGTGGTTCGCGAGGCCGAAACCATCGAAGGCGGCGAGCGCCCCATGCACTGGTTTGAAACGCTTACATTCACGCCCATCGACCGCAATCTTGTAGAACCGGCCATCATGAGCGATGCCGAACTGGACTGGCTCGACGACTATCATGCCCAGGTTCTGAAAAATGTTACTCCACGGCTGGAAAGCGAGCAGGACCAAGCCTGGTTGCAGGCGGCCTGCGCACCGATCACCCGATAA
- a CDS encoding UvrD-helicase domain-containing protein, with protein MTSNPASNSITERATAQAAPPYLRALNPEQRAAVETMDGPLLVLAGAGTGKTRVLTTRLAHLLNMRKAWPGEILAVTFTNKAAREMKNRIGGLIGGMVEGMTWLGTFHSIGVKILRRHAELVDLKSDFSILDTDDQVRLLKQLIQLHEIDEKRWPARQLAAHIDGWKNRGLIPSKVPAGEGAAYGNGLGAQIYAEYQTRLKVLNAVDFGDLLLETLRLFQEQPDVLAEYQKRFKYMLVDEYQDTNVAQYLWLRLLAQGHRNICCVGDDDQSIYGWRGAEVDNILRFEKDFPGAGVIRLESNYRSTPHILGAASGLIAHNEGRLGKTLRTDQNDGEKVVVRGHWDGDEEARAIGEDIEQAQRSGTSLEEVAILVRASFQMRAFEDRFITLGLPYRVVGGPRFYERAEVRDALAYLKVTMSPDNDLALERIINVPKRGIGNNSVQKIHNLARASGQSLYRAAQDIVTTDELPAKARKSLIDLLASFSRWRASVQAVAHTEVAEIILDESGYTDMHQQDKDPKAPSRLENLKELVRSMNEFETMEGFLEHIALVMEVEQSGEQEEKTSIMTLHAAKGLEFDIVFLPGWEEGLFPHQRSLDESGKAGLEEERRLAYVGITRARKRSTISFAQNRRVHAMWQTALPSRFVDELPEAHVEVDTMSSSYGGYNIGGADQFGGSRFDEMKPFNSGYDTPGWKRAQARHADGDALRSTPRIVEGSLTASDAGPESFETGDRIHHQKFGPGTVTHVDGNKLSISFDNAGDKRVLDSFVTRG; from the coding sequence ATGACGTCGAACCCAGCCAGCAACTCCATCACTGAACGTGCCACCGCGCAGGCAGCACCGCCCTATCTGCGAGCGCTGAACCCGGAACAGCGTGCAGCCGTTGAGACCATGGACGGCCCATTGCTGGTGCTCGCCGGTGCCGGCACCGGCAAGACCCGGGTTCTGACCACCCGGCTTGCCCATCTGCTCAACATGCGCAAGGCCTGGCCCGGTGAAATCCTGGCGGTGACCTTCACCAACAAGGCTGCGCGTGAAATGAAAAACCGCATTGGCGGACTGATCGGCGGCATGGTCGAGGGCATGACCTGGCTCGGCACCTTCCATTCCATCGGCGTGAAAATCCTGCGCCGCCATGCCGAACTGGTTGACCTGAAATCGGATTTCTCCATCCTTGATACCGACGACCAGGTACGGCTGTTGAAACAGCTGATCCAGTTACACGAGATCGACGAAAAACGCTGGCCGGCACGCCAGCTTGCCGCCCACATCGACGGCTGGAAAAACCGCGGACTGATCCCCTCGAAAGTACCGGCAGGCGAAGGTGCGGCCTACGGCAACGGCCTGGGCGCGCAGATTTATGCCGAATACCAGACCCGCCTGAAAGTTCTCAATGCGGTCGACTTCGGCGACCTGCTGCTGGAAACCCTGCGCCTGTTCCAGGAGCAGCCCGATGTGCTGGCCGAGTACCAGAAACGCTTCAAGTACATGCTGGTGGACGAGTATCAGGACACCAATGTGGCGCAATACCTGTGGTTGCGCCTGCTGGCGCAAGGCCATCGCAACATCTGCTGTGTCGGCGATGATGACCAGTCGATCTATGGCTGGCGCGGCGCCGAAGTCGACAATATCCTGCGCTTTGAAAAGGATTTTCCCGGTGCTGGCGTCATCCGGCTTGAATCGAACTATCGCTCCACGCCGCACATTCTCGGTGCTGCATCAGGGCTGATCGCGCACAATGAAGGCCGCCTCGGCAAGACCCTGCGCACCGACCAGAACGATGGTGAGAAGGTCGTCGTACGCGGCCACTGGGACGGTGATGAGGAAGCCCGCGCCATTGGCGAGGATATCGAACAGGCCCAGCGGTCTGGCACATCGCTGGAAGAAGTCGCCATTCTGGTGAGGGCATCGTTTCAGATGCGCGCCTTTGAAGACCGCTTCATCACCCTCGGCCTGCCCTACCGGGTTGTCGGCGGTCCGCGGTTTTATGAACGCGCTGAAGTCCGCGACGCACTCGCCTATCTCAAGGTCACCATGTCACCGGACAATGACCTTGCCCTGGAACGCATCATCAATGTGCCCAAGCGCGGCATCGGCAACAATTCGGTCCAGAAAATCCACAACCTTGCCCGGGCCTCCGGCCAGTCGCTGTACCGCGCCGCGCAGGACATTGTGACAACTGACGAATTGCCGGCAAAGGCGCGCAAGTCGCTGATCGATTTGCTGGCGTCATTCTCGCGCTGGCGGGCATCGGTTCAGGCGGTTGCCCACACCGAGGTCGCCGAGATCATCCTGGATGAAAGCGGCTATACCGACATGCACCAGCAGGACAAGGACCCGAAAGCCCCGTCGCGGCTGGAAAACCTGAAAGAGCTGGTGCGCTCCATGAACGAGTTTGAGACCATGGAAGGGTTTCTGGAACATATCGCCCTGGTCATGGAGGTTGAACAGTCCGGCGAGCAGGAGGAAAAAACCTCCATCATGACGCTGCATGCGGCCAAGGGGCTGGAGTTCGACATAGTGTTCCTGCCCGGTTGGGAAGAAGGCCTGTTTCCGCATCAGCGCTCGCTGGATGAAAGCGGCAAGGCGGGCCTCGAGGAAGAACGCCGCCTCGCCTATGTCGGTATCACCAGGGCGCGCAAACGATCCACCATTTCATTCGCCCAGAACCGCCGCGTGCACGCCATGTGGCAGACCGCCCTGCCGTCACGCTTCGTTGACGAGTTGCCTGAAGCCCATGTGGAAGTGGATACAATGTCGTCCAGCTATGGTGGCTACAATATCGGCGGTGCAGACCAGTTCGGCGGCTCACGCTTCGACGAGATGAAACCGTTCAACTCCGGCTATGACACACCGGGCTGGAAGCGTGCCCAGGCCCGCCACGCCGACGGCGACGCCCTGCGTTCGACACCGCGCATCGTGGAAGGCAGCCTGACGGCGTCAGATGCAGGACCTGAATCGTTCGAGACCGGCGACCGCATCCACCACCAGAAATTCGGCCCCGGCACGGTCACCCACGTTGACGGCAACAAATTGTCGATCAGCTTTGACAACGCCGGCGACAAGCGGGTACTCGACAGTTTCGTGACCAGAGGGTGA
- a CDS encoding AzlC family ABC transporter permease gives MGARIQEFSAGAVAILPVLVASTPIALLFGTLAAAKGLSPLEVWLMSATVYAGALQFVAIDQWADPAPIGLLVFTALVVNVRHVLMGASIGRAMTDFSRPAKYAAMFVLTDEGWAFAERRVRDGSLTPAYYFGIGVSMWLIWTTASLLGAVAGRGLGDPSAYGFNFAFSAVFICILVSFWSNWRTGAVLAASGAVSALVYLLVPGAWYIIAGAFAGVGTAAALHAKSDEQNPDGIMPS, from the coding sequence ATGGGTGCAAGGATACAGGAGTTCTCAGCCGGGGCTGTTGCCATTCTTCCTGTGCTTGTTGCCAGCACTCCCATCGCCTTGCTGTTCGGCACCCTGGCGGCGGCAAAGGGGCTGTCTCCGCTTGAAGTCTGGCTGATGAGCGCCACGGTTTATGCAGGTGCGCTGCAGTTTGTCGCCATTGATCAATGGGCCGATCCGGCACCAATCGGCTTGCTGGTGTTCACAGCACTTGTGGTGAACGTGCGTCATGTGCTGATGGGGGCCAGTATCGGCCGCGCAATGACGGATTTCAGCAGACCGGCAAAGTATGCCGCCATGTTTGTCCTCACCGACGAGGGCTGGGCATTTGCTGAACGCCGTGTGCGTGACGGCAGCCTGACGCCGGCCTACTATTTCGGCATCGGGGTCTCCATGTGGCTGATATGGACTACCGCATCGCTGTTGGGGGCGGTCGCCGGGCGCGGGCTTGGCGATCCTTCGGCCTACGGTTTCAATTTCGCATTCTCGGCAGTGTTCATCTGCATACTCGTCAGCTTCTGGAGCAATTGGCGCACCGGTGCCGTACTGGCTGCAAGCGGCGCGGTATCAGCACTGGTTTACCTGCTTGTGCCCGGCGCCTGGTACATTATCGCGGGGGCGTTTGCCGGTGTCGGAACGGCTGCCGCGCTGCACGCGAAAAGCGACGAGCAGAATCCCGACGGGATAATGCCGTCATGA
- a CDS encoding FAD-dependent oxidoreductase, protein MSNPVPYLIVGGGPVGLTAALEMSRRGLPVHIIDDDFGPSPESRALAIHAPTLDMLEATGVTERLLAAGHKVRNMVVHEKGRIILSLPLSDIPHRYNFILCLPQSQTEQILTDVLADTGVQLDYGTRLESFSCSSAGATATLVKNAEQQRFEARAIIGADGSRSVVRKQAGISFDGESEPQQFGLADITLSAWPWPFDTAVVELLDDGVVGFIPMAEGFGRLVSNRENALDASPQGAKISKIGWTSTFRVSYRQVEAYQKECVYLAGDAAHIHSPAGGMGMNLGMADAATLARLLAEGNEDQYTRLRHAAGQAVLNQTRGNTRGMTKRGPLTNFLIRHLAPLALSIGPIRRKALKGLAGLDLPATWR, encoded by the coding sequence ATGTCGAACCCAGTTCCCTACCTGATTGTTGGCGGTGGTCCCGTCGGTCTCACTGCCGCACTGGAGATGTCGCGCCGCGGGTTGCCGGTTCATATCATCGACGACGATTTCGGCCCGAGCCCGGAGAGCCGGGCTCTCGCCATCCATGCGCCGACACTGGACATGCTGGAAGCCACAGGGGTTACCGAGCGCCTGCTGGCAGCCGGTCACAAGGTCCGCAATATGGTGGTACACGAAAAAGGCCGCATCATTCTGTCCCTCCCGCTGTCGGACATACCGCATCGCTACAACTTCATCCTGTGTCTGCCGCAATCCCAAACCGAGCAGATATTGACGGATGTGCTGGCTGATACCGGCGTGCAACTGGATTACGGCACTCGTCTGGAGAGTTTCTCATGCAGTTCAGCCGGGGCAACGGCTACGCTGGTCAAAAACGCTGAACAACAGCGGTTTGAGGCCAGGGCCATTATCGGCGCGGACGGATCCCGCTCGGTTGTGCGCAAGCAGGCAGGCATCAGTTTTGACGGTGAAAGCGAACCGCAGCAATTCGGACTGGCCGACATTACGCTATCCGCCTGGCCGTGGCCGTTTGATACGGCAGTTGTGGAATTGCTGGATGACGGCGTGGTTGGTTTCATCCCCATGGCAGAAGGTTTTGGCCGCCTGGTCAGCAATCGCGAAAATGCGCTTGACGCCTCGCCTCAAGGCGCAAAAATCAGCAAGATCGGCTGGACCTCGACGTTCCGTGTTAGTTACCGGCAGGTGGAAGCCTATCAGAAGGAGTGCGTGTATCTGGCAGGCGATGCGGCCCATATTCACTCTCCTGCCGGTGGCATGGGGATGAACCTGGGCATGGCCGATGCCGCCACGTTGGCACGCTTGCTGGCAGAGGGAAACGAGGATCAATACACAAGGCTCAGACATGCCGCCGGTCAGGCCGTATTGAACCAGACCCGCGGCAATACAAGGGGCATGACCAAACGCGGCCCCCTGACAAACTTCCTGATTCGCCACCTGGCGCCGCTTGCCCTGTCAATCGGACCGATAAGACGAAAGGCGCTGAAGGGTCTTGCAGGTCTCGACTTGCCCGCCACCTGGCGCTAA